CGCGGCGCGCATCGGCCGCATCGGCCTGGGCCAGGGCAAGGTCGGCAGTTACAGTGATAAAGGCATTGAACCTGCTGTCCAGGGCGACGATGCGGTCTAGGGTCGCCTGGGTCAGTTCTCGGCTCGAAAATTCACCGGCGGCGAGACCAGCAGACAGTTCAGTAAGGGTTTTATCGTACATGGCGGGCAGATTACTCGATGACCTTGGGGACCAGATACAGGCCTTCTTCGGCCATGGGTGCAATACATTGGAAGAGTGCACGCTGGTCATCCTCAGCCACCCGATCGGGGCGAAGGCGCTGAGTGGCATCCAAGGGATGGGCCATAGCAACCACCCCTGCAGTGTCCACTACCTCCATCTGACGTACAAATTCCAGGATACTGGACAACTCCCGGGCATAGCGCGGGATATCCTCTTCGGCGATGACCAAGCGCGCCAGGTGGGCAATCCGTTCCACATCGGCTCTCTGCAAAGACATGCGATCTTCCTCGGCAAGGGGGCATAAGGTTCAGGAAAAACTTACGCGCAGGTTATTACAAACGCTTGCTAATTTGAATCCCCATAAAATGATTTCCTACAACGGGGGCAAGCTCAACATCTTTATAAGGCTTAGTAAAGAACCACCCAGCAGCGATACCTAGCACCGCCCCACCAATCACATCCTTGCCCCAGTGCTCTCTACTTTCAATCCTGCTCCATCCTACCAACGAGGATGCAAGATATGCAGGGGCGCCATAAAACCATCCGTAACGATTCTGGATAAAGGCAGCAGCAGCAAAGGACGAAGAGGTATGAAATGACGGGAAGGAATGCCCTTCTCCATTTGGACGCTGTTCGTTAATGGCATACTTTAATCCAAAGGTAACGACAGTTGCGACACCATAACTCTCGGCAAATTGAATAGCTCCGTTTCTATCCGCGTAAGACATCGCCATTATCAACGCTGCCCCTGGAAGGGCAACCGAGATTCCCTCTCCAACGGTTCTAATCGTATCTGATGCTTCAACTTTACCACTAGTCAAAAAGGCCAACGCTACCGTGCCAACCATCAAAGATATTTTCA
The Gammaproteobacteria bacterium DNA segment above includes these coding regions:
- the gatC gene encoding Aspartyl/glutamyl-tRNA(Asn/Gln) amidotransferase subunit C: MSLQRADVERIAHLARLVIAEEDIPRYARELSSILEFVRQMEVVDTAGVVAMAHPLDATQRLRPDRVAEDDQRALFQCIAPMAEEGLYLVPKVIE
- a CDS encoding lipid A 4'-phosphatase; its protein translation is MKISLMVGTVALAFLTSGKVEASDTIRTVGEGISVALPGAALIMAMSYADRNGAIQFAESYGVATVVTFGLKYAINEQRPNGEGHSFPSFHTSSSFAAAAFIQNRYGWFYGAPAYLASSLVGWSRIESREHWGKDVIGGAVLGIAAGWFFTKPYKDVELAPVVGNHFMGIQISKRL